ATAAAAAAGACTGCTCCGAAAAATGCTGTTTTCGATTGTGCGATAATACTTGAGTCTGTAAATTTTTCGAGGATGGGCGATATTATTTCTCAGCAGCAGGCAAAAAAAATAATAAATATCGATCATCATTCGGTTTTTACAGATTTTGGCGACATCAATTATATAGTTCCAGATTCTTCTTCTACGTCTGAGCTGGTACTGAAAATTTTTGAATATATGAAAATAAAGCCCACAAAAAATGAAGCGGAGAGCCTTTACACGGGTTTGGTTACCGATACCGGCCGCTTTCAGCAGTTAAATACCACTTCTCAATCTCATCTTTCCGCTGCAAAACTTATAGATTTAGGGGTTTCTCCGAATGATATTTTCAATAAAGTCTATGCAAGTTCTTCTCCTGAAGGGTTAAAACTTTTAGGTCTTGCTTTGTCTGGGATAAAAACCGTTTTTAGCGGACAGATGGCTTATATGAATCTTACAAAAGACATATATATAAAAAGCGGCGCAAAAGAAGACGAAACCGAAGGCATAGTAAATTTCGGTATGATGATAAAAGG
Above is a genomic segment from Candidatus Endomicrobium procryptotermitis containing:
- a CDS encoding bifunctional oligoribonuclease/PAP phosphatase NrnA, which encodes MIKNHKSEYEKLSAISKIIKQSRTFFIAGHVKPDGDSLGSALALRSALRRLGKKSDVYCADDVPDVLKFLNGAEFIKKTAPKNAVFDCAIILESVNFSRMGDIISQQQAKKIINIDHHSVFTDFGDINYIVPDSSSTSELVLKIFEYMKIKPTKNEAESLYTGLVTDTGRFQQLNTTSQSHLSAAKLIDLGVSPNDIFNKVYASSSPEGLKLLGLALSGIKTVFSGQMAYMNLTKDIYIKSGAKEDETEGIVNFGMMIKGVKVSCIFKQEDKNRTKISFRSVKDFDVLKVVKKFDGGGHKNAAGCTLRCDIKSSLKIICDVFKEKFNEK